One part of the Sciurus carolinensis chromosome 6, mSciCar1.2, whole genome shotgun sequence genome encodes these proteins:
- the Ube2ql1 gene encoding ubiquitin-conjugating enzyme E2Q-like protein 1 isoform X2, which produces MATLLRKIGLIRLHNRDTEDPKHHHNHRGGGGGPQSASLRGKGGAKSGGHKQQQQQHPGGAGDSSPGPGKGKGKRAAELAPRDKPPQPAAGAAGAASAGGPRERAAGARAGPGPAVAAAAAGGSLVPAARQQHCTQVRSRRLMKELQDIARLSDRFISVELVDESLFDWNVKLHQVDKDSVLWQDMKETNTEFILLNLTFPDNFPFSPPFMRVLSPRLENGYVLDGGAICMELLTPRGWSSAYTVEAVMRQFAASLVKGQNRPILLSSPFLCLSILSVQPNSCPCNL; this is translated from the exons ATGGCCACGCTGCTCCGTAAAATCGGGCTCATCCGCCTGCACAACCGGGACACCGAGGACCCCAAGCACCACCACAACcaccgcggcggcggcggcggcccgcAGAGCGCGTCGCTGCGCGGCAAAGGCGGCGCCAAGAGCGGCGGCcacaagcagcagcagcagcagcaccccgGGGGCGCGGGCGACTCGAGCCCGGGGCCCGGCAAGGGCAAGGGAAAGCGCGCGGCGGAGCTGGCCCCGCGCGACAAGCCGCCGCAGCCcgcggcgggggcggcgggggcggcgaGCGCCGGGGGCCCCCGGGAGCGGGCAGCGGGCGCCAGGGCGGGGCCGGGCCCCGCGGTAGCGGCGGCGGCCGCGGGCGGCAGCCTGGTGCCCGCCGCGCGCCAGCAGCACTGCACGCAGGTGCGCAGCCGGCGGCTCATGAAGGAGCTGCAGGACATCGCGCGCCTCAGCGACCGCTTCATCTCCGTGGAGCTGGTGGACGAGAGCCTCTTCGACTGGAACGTGAAGCTGCACCAGGTGGACAAGGACTCGGTGCTGTGGCAGGACATGAAGGAGACCAACACCGAGTTCATCCTGCTCAACCTCACCTTTCCCGACAACTTCCCCTTCTCGCCGCCCTTCATGCGGGTGCTCAGCCCGCGCCTGGAGAACGGCTACGTGCTGGACGGCGGCGCCATCTGCATGGAGCTGCTCACGCCCCGCGGATGGTCCAGCGCCTACACAGTGGAGGCCGTCATGCGCCAGTTCGCCGCCAGCCTGGTCAAGGGCCAG AATCGCCCTATTCTCCTGTCCTCCccttttctctgcctctccatCCTGTCTGTTCAACCCAACTCCTGCCCCTGTAATCTATGA